From the genome of Arthrobacter alpinus, one region includes:
- a CDS encoding response regulator encodes MTSNPIRVALVDDQQLVRSGLGMLINSQPDLTVVLEAGNGIEALAGLSAIAADVVLMDVRMPGMDGIETTRRLVERTKAASAGSWLAELKIVVLTTFDLDEYALAAIQAGASGFLLKDAPPEELLGAIRTVFAGDAVIAPSTTRRLLDHVAPMLSAPSPANKAHTAAVESLTAREHEVFELIANGLSNPEIATRFFVSEATVKTHVGHILAKLHARDRVQVVVIAYETGIVTPR; translated from the coding sequence ATGACTTCCAACCCCATCCGCGTCGCCTTGGTCGACGACCAGCAACTGGTCCGTTCCGGATTGGGCATGCTCATCAATTCCCAGCCCGACCTCACGGTTGTGCTCGAAGCCGGGAACGGGATCGAAGCCCTGGCAGGGCTCTCCGCCATCGCCGCCGACGTGGTTCTCATGGACGTGCGTATGCCCGGCATGGACGGCATTGAAACGACCCGCCGGCTCGTGGAACGCACCAAGGCAGCCTCTGCCGGGTCGTGGCTGGCGGAGCTGAAGATCGTGGTGCTGACCACCTTTGACCTGGACGAATACGCGCTGGCCGCCATCCAGGCCGGCGCCAGCGGCTTCCTGCTCAAGGATGCCCCGCCCGAGGAACTGTTGGGCGCCATCAGGACTGTTTTTGCCGGGGACGCCGTGATCGCCCCCTCCACCACGCGGCGGCTGCTGGATCATGTGGCGCCGATGCTCTCGGCACCGAGCCCCGCCAACAAGGCCCACACGGCGGCCGTCGAATCGTTGACGGCCCGCGAACACGAGGTGTTTGAGCTGATTGCCAACGGGCTCTCCAACCCGGAGATAGCCACCCGGTTCTTTGTGTCGGAGGCGACCGTCAAAACCCATGTGGGCCACATCCTGGCCAAGCTCCACGCCCGCGACCGGGTGCAGGTGGTGGTCATCGCCTATGAGACCGGGATCGTCACCCCGCGCTGA
- a CDS encoding carbohydrate ABC transporter permease gives MIDKQTAFGRVSKLVFLGICLIVTIFPLYWIVVTSLKAPGTIYSLPLDYWPKELSFENYIGLFTKSDFGRYMINSLVVATVASTVATLISLLSAYVLARFHFAGRGAVMAAFLLTQMIPGFIALGPLYMMMTNFDLVDSKTGLILVYIAICIPFCTIMLRGFFENVPDALEEAAMIDGCSRLSALFRVLVPVMMPGIAASFIFNFVNCWNELFLSVTLMNSDENKTIPTALAGFISSFNIDWGSMSAAAVLTVVPTLVIFAFASKFIVQGLTAGAVKG, from the coding sequence ATGATTGACAAACAAACCGCCTTTGGCCGGGTCAGCAAATTAGTTTTCCTTGGCATCTGCCTGATCGTCACGATATTCCCGCTGTACTGGATCGTCGTCACCTCCCTCAAGGCCCCGGGTACCATCTATTCGCTACCCCTGGATTACTGGCCCAAGGAACTCTCTTTCGAGAACTACATCGGCTTGTTCACCAAGAGCGACTTCGGCCGGTACATGATCAACAGCCTCGTCGTGGCGACCGTGGCGTCTACCGTGGCGACGCTGATCTCGTTGCTCTCCGCCTACGTCCTGGCCCGCTTTCATTTCGCCGGCAGGGGCGCCGTCATGGCCGCGTTCCTGCTGACCCAGATGATCCCAGGATTTATCGCCCTTGGCCCGCTATACATGATGATGACAAACTTCGACCTTGTCGATTCCAAGACCGGTCTGATCCTGGTGTACATCGCCATTTGCATACCGTTCTGCACCATCATGCTGCGCGGCTTCTTCGAAAACGTGCCCGATGCGTTGGAGGAGGCGGCCATGATTGACGGCTGCTCCCGGCTCAGCGCGCTGTTCAGGGTCCTTGTCCCCGTCATGATGCCTGGCATCGCCGCCAGCTTCATCTTCAACTTCGTCAACTGCTGGAACGAGTTGTTCCTGTCCGTGACCCTGATGAACTCCGACGAAAACAAGACCATCCCGACCGCGCTGGCCGGTTTCATCTCCAGCTTCAACATCGACTGGGGTTCAATGTCCGCCGCAGCCGTGCTGACGGTTGTCCCGACGCTGGTGATCTTCGCCTTCGCCAGCAAGTTCATCGTCCAAGGCCTCACCGCGGGAGCGGTCAAGGGTTAA
- a CDS encoding carbohydrate ABC transporter permease, whose amino-acid sequence MAFNAQRTVVRRPETVSAPPGPSPEYRRKRRYNSRTAWTMAAFMAPAAIFVAIFTYYPMISGSQMAFRNWNLNDLSDTSWVGWGNFITLFENPEFGTIVRNTVVWVVGSLVPQVVIGFALALFLKRKFRFRSGYQALIFFPWAVSGFLIGMLFRWMFNAEFGVVNDLLMKAGIIQTHIPWLAEPGFAMTAIIIANIWYGVTFFAIMILAALQSVSDEMYEAAAIDGAGKIRTLFSITLPAIAVTLGLTILLRIIWIFNFPDIIWAMTGGGPADQTHIITTYMIKITQEGDYGQASALGLIVIFTLMLFAVFYLMAMRPRKANR is encoded by the coding sequence GTGGCTTTCAATGCACAGCGGACGGTGGTGCGCAGACCGGAAACGGTCAGCGCACCACCCGGGCCGTCCCCGGAGTACCGCAGGAAGAGGCGTTACAACTCCCGAACTGCCTGGACCATGGCAGCCTTTATGGCGCCAGCAGCCATTTTCGTTGCAATCTTCACCTATTACCCCATGATTTCCGGAAGCCAGATGGCGTTCAGGAACTGGAACCTCAATGACCTTTCCGACACGTCCTGGGTTGGCTGGGGCAACTTCATCACGTTGTTTGAGAATCCGGAATTTGGCACGATCGTCCGCAACACCGTGGTGTGGGTTGTTGGCTCACTTGTGCCACAGGTTGTCATCGGTTTCGCCCTGGCCCTGTTCCTGAAGCGCAAGTTCAGGTTCCGCAGCGGCTACCAGGCGTTGATCTTCTTCCCTTGGGCCGTGTCAGGTTTCCTCATCGGCATGCTTTTCCGCTGGATGTTCAATGCCGAGTTCGGCGTGGTCAACGACCTGCTGATGAAGGCGGGCATCATCCAAACGCACATCCCATGGCTGGCGGAGCCCGGCTTTGCCATGACGGCAATCATCATTGCCAACATTTGGTACGGCGTGACGTTCTTCGCAATCATGATCCTGGCGGCACTGCAATCGGTATCGGATGAAATGTATGAGGCCGCGGCGATCGACGGCGCAGGCAAGATTCGCACGCTGTTCAGCATCACGCTGCCAGCCATTGCCGTGACGCTTGGCTTGACGATCCTGCTGCGCATCATCTGGATCTTCAACTTCCCTGACATCATCTGGGCCATGACGGGCGGCGGTCCGGCGGACCAGACGCACATCATCACCACCTACATGATCAAAATTACGCAGGAAGGCGATTACGGCCAGGCATCGGCACTGGGACTCATCGTGATCTTCACTTTGATGCTGTTCGCAGTCTTCTACCTGATGGCCATGCGCCCCCGAAAGGCAAACCGATGA
- a CDS encoding ABC transporter substrate-binding protein gives MKSKLTTIAALGVAAVLALSGCGGAGGKDAANGQVTLKMVESLTNPTRTDTIKKLLAGFEKDNPTIKVDLISPPTDSADQKIQQMLQSGKGIDVVEARDITVGSFGANKWLYDMSADLKGWNGWADLTDNAVNYSKQDDKTYYIPYGFYGLSLFYRTDLVKAAGFSGPPSSWKDLINQAEKLNDPSANKFGYAFRGGPNANSNAVAVIEAYTADQVNKENAFLLNNGKTIFSAPEAQTAMDDYMKLFKKGSPPSSVAWGYPEMVQGFSNGSTAFLLQDPEVIATIKESTSVKEDQWNVAPLLVGPTGKAIQPVASAGWGIAESSAHKPEAVKLIKYLAQGEPATTFSKDNSLVPILKSAAKDPFYSTGPWAAYVTMTENPDTYISAVQPRGVAWWTEWIKKSDGELQRVLTDKMSTKELLASWDSYWTEKMAG, from the coding sequence ATGAAATCCAAACTCACGACCATAGCCGCACTGGGTGTGGCAGCCGTCCTGGCACTCTCCGGATGCGGCGGCGCTGGCGGCAAGGACGCCGCCAATGGCCAGGTCACCCTGAAAATGGTTGAAAGTCTGACAAACCCCACACGCACCGACACCATCAAGAAGCTTCTCGCGGGCTTCGAAAAGGACAACCCCACCATCAAGGTTGACCTGATTTCGCCTCCCACCGACTCTGCCGACCAGAAGATCCAGCAGATGCTGCAGTCGGGCAAGGGCATAGACGTTGTGGAGGCCCGCGACATCACCGTCGGTTCCTTCGGCGCCAACAAGTGGCTCTACGACATGAGCGCCGACCTGAAGGGTTGGAATGGCTGGGCCGACCTGACCGACAACGCTGTGAACTACTCAAAACAGGACGACAAGACCTACTACATCCCCTACGGCTTCTACGGACTGTCCCTGTTCTACCGGACGGACCTTGTCAAGGCCGCAGGGTTCAGCGGCCCGCCGTCGAGCTGGAAGGACCTGATCAACCAGGCCGAGAAGCTCAACGACCCCTCGGCCAACAAGTTCGGATACGCATTCCGCGGCGGCCCCAACGCCAACTCAAACGCAGTGGCAGTCATCGAGGCCTACACAGCGGACCAGGTCAACAAGGAAAACGCGTTCCTGCTGAACAACGGCAAGACCATCTTCTCCGCCCCTGAGGCGCAGACGGCCATGGACGACTACATGAAACTGTTCAAGAAGGGCTCGCCACCGTCGTCAGTTGCCTGGGGCTACCCGGAAATGGTGCAGGGCTTCAGCAACGGCTCCACAGCGTTCCTGCTACAGGACCCCGAAGTGATTGCAACAATCAAGGAATCCACCTCCGTCAAGGAAGACCAGTGGAATGTTGCACCGCTGCTGGTCGGCCCCACGGGCAAGGCCATCCAGCCGGTGGCGTCCGCGGGTTGGGGCATTGCCGAAAGTAGCGCCCACAAGCCCGAGGCCGTCAAGCTGATCAAGTACCTGGCGCAGGGCGAACCGGCGACCACCTTCAGCAAAGACAACAGCCTTGTCCCTATCCTGAAATCGGCTGCAAAGGACCCGTTCTACAGCACGGGCCCGTGGGCCGCCTACGTGACAATGACAGAAAATCCCGACACCTACATATCGGCCGTCCAGCCGCGCGGTGTTGCCTGGTGGACCGAATGGATCAAGAAGTCCGACGGTGAACTGCAGCGGGTCCTCACGGACAAGATGTCCACCAAGGAACTGCTGGCCAGCTGGGATTCATACTGGACCGAAAAGATGGCGGGATAA